Proteins co-encoded in one Vibrio fortis genomic window:
- a CDS encoding MltR family transcriptional regulator: MRNTRAESVMLSKAIEPVDLPNEAELLEVISTAEDASAVFLAAYHALDDTIGVLMQSIFYKDDYAVKYVVDPLLKNQGPLGDVMIRSKLLYGLGVINREIYEDIERFVTLKEWADTPQSSIYFTDPDVIEELQRVHVVQSVMPIDYDQQAANSLPQEMLTMFIERHNQKVQSSIVLAIAELVRQICHSDTSFLPS; encoded by the coding sequence ATGAGAAACACTCGTGCAGAAAGCGTGATGCTTTCAAAGGCCATTGAGCCTGTTGACCTACCCAACGAAGCAGAGCTGTTGGAAGTAATTTCTACTGCTGAAGATGCCAGTGCCGTGTTCTTAGCGGCGTATCATGCATTGGACGATACCATTGGTGTACTCATGCAAAGTATCTTCTATAAAGATGACTATGCAGTGAAATACGTGGTTGATCCTCTACTTAAGAATCAAGGCCCGCTAGGGGATGTGATGATTCGAAGTAAACTCCTTTACGGTCTAGGTGTTATCAACCGAGAAATCTATGAAGATATAGAACGTTTTGTCACACTCAAAGAGTGGGCGGATACGCCACAAAGCAGCATTTACTTTACTGATCCTGACGTGATTGAAGAACTGCAGCGAGTCCATGTTGTACAAAGCGTCATGCCTATAGACTATGATCAACAAGCCGCCAACAGCTTACCGCAAGAGATGCTTACGATGTTTATTGAGCGTCATAACCAAAAGGTGCAGTCGAGTATCGTGTTAGCCATTGCCGAACTTGTCAGACAGATCTGTCACAGCGATACGTCGTTCCTGCCTTCTTAA
- a CDS encoding MBL fold metallo-hydrolase, giving the protein MQVIHHGGKKTVTGSCHELRVDGQSVLIDCGLFQGEDARPLEVEFDTQQLSALLLTHSHIDHIGRIPWLLATGFNQPIICTKATAAIAPLMIEDGLKLQGFSHQQRKQILKRIHSLIQPRAYNQWFPIPPTPHAQKQKDRNRPNTLYARFQPAGHILGSAYIEVKLPNEEVVVFSGDLGPSNTPLLPDPVSPEQADYLFIESTYGASNHSNIAARADTLNRIIDHSLEDGGAILVPAFSVGRTQELLFDIENLIAERRLSSKLPIILDSPMAHKITRSYRQFKELWGEEAKQRLEAHRNPLAFEQCITVDDHRAHKKLVNRLKSTAEPAIVIAASGMCQGGRIMNYLSALLPDKRTDVILAGYQAHGTLGRALQQGEMSVEIGQAHVSVNAQIHTMSGYSAHAGQSDLVRFIDGIATPPKSIHLIHGEPNTQTTFAKRLKECGYIVADD; this is encoded by the coding sequence ATGCAGGTTATTCATCACGGTGGTAAAAAGACAGTTACGGGCTCTTGCCATGAACTTAGAGTAGATGGGCAATCGGTACTGATTGATTGTGGGCTGTTTCAAGGAGAAGACGCACGCCCATTAGAGGTTGAGTTTGATACCCAGCAACTCAGTGCTTTATTGCTTACCCATAGTCATATTGATCATATTGGACGTATTCCATGGCTATTGGCGACTGGATTTAATCAGCCAATCATCTGCACTAAAGCGACGGCCGCCATTGCACCGCTGATGATTGAGGATGGTTTGAAACTGCAAGGGTTCAGCCACCAGCAGCGTAAACAGATCCTTAAGAGAATCCACTCTTTAATACAACCACGAGCCTATAACCAGTGGTTCCCTATTCCGCCAACACCTCACGCCCAAAAGCAAAAAGATCGTAATAGGCCAAATACTCTTTATGCCCGTTTTCAGCCTGCGGGACACATACTTGGCTCGGCTTATATTGAGGTAAAATTACCTAATGAGGAGGTCGTGGTATTTTCTGGAGACCTCGGCCCGAGTAATACTCCCCTACTTCCTGATCCAGTGTCACCCGAGCAAGCTGATTATCTGTTTATTGAATCAACCTACGGCGCAAGCAATCATTCTAATATTGCCGCGCGTGCAGACACGCTAAACCGCATTATCGATCATTCCCTGGAAGATGGTGGAGCAATTCTCGTTCCTGCCTTTAGCGTAGGAAGAACTCAAGAGCTGCTGTTTGATATCGAGAACTTAATTGCTGAGCGGCGACTCAGCAGTAAACTACCCATCATTCTCGATTCACCAATGGCGCACAAAATCACACGTTCATACCGTCAGTTCAAAGAGTTGTGGGGAGAAGAAGCCAAACAAAGACTCGAAGCGCACCGAAATCCATTGGCATTTGAACAATGTATTACAGTTGATGACCATCGGGCGCATAAGAAGTTAGTGAATCGGCTAAAATCGACCGCAGAGCCTGCTATTGTAATCGCTGCATCCGGCATGTGTCAGGGAGGACGTATTATGAATTATTTATCAGCTTTGCTTCCCGACAAGCGAACCGATGTGATACTCGCTGGCTATCAAGCTCACGGTACGCTCGGTCGTGCACTACAACAGGGAGAGATGTCTGTTGAGATTGGCCAAGCTCATGTATCTGTGAATGCACAAATCCATACTATGTCAGGCTATTCAGCCCATGCAGGACAAAGTGACTTAGTACGTTTTATCGATGGAATAGCAACGCCACCAAAATCCATTCATTTAATTCATGGTGAGCCAAATACTCAAACCACCTTCGCCAAGCGCCTTAAAGAGTGTGGGTATATTGTTGCCGATGATTAG
- a CDS encoding 1-acylglycerol-3-phosphate O-acyltransferase yields MLTVLRLILATVFVVATTLSALVFCLFSPKNPKHVYFFCRWFNQLQKILGLKIIQRGLENAPTPQHSVYISNHQSVFDFVTDPGMLRPRTVSMGKRDLLWIPFFGVLYWITGNILINREDKSKARDTIKQVAEAIHQRDLSVWVYPEGTRSKGRGLLPFKTGAFRMAIEAGVPITPMCTSTTHNKIDLNRANNGIVITEMLEPIDVSGYQLGDARALADHCHALMAEKIAELDAEVARLEAETDPKLDTRKSSTQ; encoded by the coding sequence GTGCTTACTGTTCTTCGTCTTATTTTGGCTACGGTGTTTGTGGTTGCAACAACACTGAGTGCGCTTGTTTTCTGTCTGTTTAGCCCTAAAAACCCCAAGCATGTGTACTTCTTTTGTCGCTGGTTTAATCAACTACAAAAGATCCTTGGCCTTAAAATTATTCAGCGCGGGCTAGAGAACGCGCCAACTCCGCAACACAGCGTGTACATTTCTAATCACCAGAGTGTGTTCGATTTTGTCACCGACCCGGGAATGTTAAGACCGCGCACAGTTTCGATGGGTAAACGCGACCTCTTGTGGATTCCATTCTTCGGCGTTTTGTATTGGATCACAGGTAACATCTTGATCAATCGTGAAGACAAATCCAAAGCCAGAGACACGATTAAACAAGTGGCCGAAGCGATTCACCAAAGAGACCTATCGGTTTGGGTTTACCCAGAAGGCACTCGAAGCAAAGGTCGCGGACTCTTACCTTTTAAAACAGGGGCGTTCCGAATGGCGATTGAGGCTGGCGTGCCTATTACACCAATGTGTACCAGTACCACGCACAACAAGATTGATTTGAATCGCGCCAACAACGGCATCGTGATCACTGAAATGCTAGAGCCTATCGATGTATCGGGTTATCAGCTGGGTGATGCCAGAGCCCTTGCCGATCATTGCCATGCTTTAATGGCAGAGAAGATTGCCGAGCTTGATGCAGAAGTAGCACGCTTAGAAGCGGAAACTGATCCTAAACTCGATACAAGAAAAAGCTCAACCCAATAA
- a CDS encoding class I SAM-dependent methyltransferase yields MASTIDFYHHNATTLSTQYNSVSFESVHSSWQPYWPLSGDKVLDVGAGSGRDAHWMQQQGCEVIAIEPSDGLRELGAKHTGVEVTWINDSLPALSRTENLGMRFDLILVSAVWMHLPISYRERAFRKLSNLLAPNGRLIISLRHGEFDDQRQGYPVSVQELEQLAKNSALQVRHIDDSKDQLNRSEVWWQTVVMTLPDDGSGDLNKVRHIIVNDNKSATYKLALLRTLLRIADAHSGAVIDRSDGKILLPVGLVALYWVRQFKRLIDIDIEGSGIQQNSNTTKGLGFVKQDGWYQLKHLSADDLAIGAMFLGEEAKALQKLFSHTISTIKAGPVTFIYQGSKDNRLFEILPPPQRRKSLSSLVIDSEFLASFGYFTLDESLWECFRIYHSWIEPLVVNQWVMEMQRFETNRERNISLQTYHDCLVWIDHNHDTRDVRKRVEQLRKENTEIVSVWSGAVLKQDYHVDHCLPFTYWPNNDKWNLLPTTTKENLKKSDKVPTAEKLHTSKQRIMEWWQLAWDHSELSKQQFFSEAALSLPNIPPQCRDFEEVFDAMGLQVRGVKSRLLINEWS; encoded by the coding sequence ATGGCATCTACTATCGATTTCTATCATCACAATGCAACCACATTAAGTACCCAATACAACTCGGTATCGTTCGAGTCTGTGCACAGCAGTTGGCAGCCTTACTGGCCTTTATCCGGTGACAAGGTGCTTGATGTTGGGGCGGGAAGTGGCCGCGATGCTCACTGGATGCAGCAACAAGGTTGTGAGGTGATAGCTATCGAGCCGAGTGATGGTCTACGTGAGTTAGGTGCAAAACATACTGGGGTCGAGGTCACTTGGATTAATGATTCATTACCCGCACTGAGTCGGACAGAAAACCTAGGAATGCGCTTTGATCTGATCTTAGTGAGTGCGGTTTGGATGCATCTTCCAATCAGCTATCGCGAGCGAGCATTTCGTAAACTCTCTAATTTACTAGCGCCAAATGGCCGCTTGATTATCAGTCTTCGACATGGAGAATTTGATGACCAGCGCCAAGGCTATCCGGTTTCCGTTCAAGAGCTCGAACAACTGGCAAAAAATAGTGCCTTACAAGTTCGACATATTGATGATAGCAAAGACCAACTGAATCGAAGTGAGGTTTGGTGGCAGACTGTCGTTATGACGCTTCCCGATGATGGTTCTGGTGACCTTAACAAAGTTCGTCATATCATAGTCAACGACAACAAATCAGCGACCTACAAATTGGCATTATTGAGAACGCTATTACGCATTGCTGATGCTCACTCAGGTGCGGTAATAGATAGAAGTGATGGCAAAATACTGCTTCCAGTTGGGCTTGTGGCTTTATATTGGGTAAGACAATTTAAAAGGTTGATTGATATCGATATTGAAGGCTCTGGCATTCAACAGAACAGCAACACAACAAAGGGGCTTGGTTTTGTAAAACAAGATGGATGGTATCAACTCAAGCATTTGAGTGCAGACGATCTCGCGATTGGCGCGATGTTTTTGGGAGAAGAAGCGAAAGCACTACAGAAGTTGTTTTCACATACCATTAGTACCATTAAAGCTGGACCAGTTACTTTTATTTATCAAGGGTCTAAAGACAATAGACTGTTCGAGATTTTGCCTCCACCCCAGCGTCGAAAGTCACTCAGCTCTCTGGTTATTGATAGCGAGTTCTTGGCCAGTTTTGGCTACTTCACTTTGGATGAGAGTTTGTGGGAGTGTTTTCGTATCTATCACTCTTGGATTGAACCATTGGTTGTTAATCAGTGGGTGATGGAAATGCAGCGTTTTGAGACAAACCGTGAACGCAACATTTCGCTGCAAACCTATCATGACTGCCTAGTGTGGATTGATCACAACCACGATACGCGAGATGTCAGAAAGCGAGTAGAGCAACTTCGTAAAGAAAATACTGAAATTGTGAGTGTTTGGAGTGGGGCTGTGCTTAAGCAAGATTATCATGTCGATCATTGCTTACCTTTTACTTACTGGCCGAATAACGACAAATGGAACTTGCTGCCAACGACAACCAAAGAAAACCTTAAAAAAAGTGACAAAGTACCGACAGCAGAAAAGTTGCATACATCAAAGCAGAGGATCATGGAGTGGTGGCAATTAGCATGGGATCACTCTGAACTATCCAAGCAACAATTCTTTTCTGAGGCCGCTCTCTCTTTGCCGAATATTCCACCTCAATGTCGTGACTTTGAAGAAGTATTTGACGCGATGGGACTACAAGTCCGTGGTGTGAAAAGCCGCTTACTTATCAATGAATGGAGTTAA
- a CDS encoding DUF429 domain-containing protein: MKHIGIDACKAGWVVWIWHQDEVLLEVVTELSEITEQLRDAHALIDIPIGFSDSKTPDRLCDKAARKYLTRTRGASVFPVPCREAAYAESYPQACEINFDLCGRKLSKQAWYILPKVREVDALLNLHPELYLRESHPEVVFATLYGAPLEHSKKSFEGQQQRLDLLAQYLPNHIDKLKHQVAITKKSKVAPDDLIDAFALMLCALHFDQLSAFPESVDKDPQGRTREIVYWQP, from the coding sequence ATGAAACACATCGGCATAGATGCCTGCAAAGCGGGTTGGGTGGTTTGGATCTGGCATCAAGATGAGGTGCTGCTTGAAGTGGTGACCGAGCTATCTGAGATAACAGAACAGTTGCGTGATGCGCATGCTCTGATTGATATCCCAATCGGCTTTAGTGATTCCAAAACGCCCGATAGGTTGTGCGACAAAGCGGCTCGAAAGTACTTAACGCGAACTCGTGGTGCTTCGGTATTCCCTGTGCCTTGCCGTGAAGCGGCCTATGCCGAAAGTTATCCTCAAGCTTGTGAGATTAACTTCGATTTATGTGGGCGTAAGCTTTCTAAACAGGCTTGGTATATTCTGCCTAAAGTGCGTGAGGTTGATGCGTTACTCAATCTTCATCCTGAACTCTATCTACGAGAATCCCACCCAGAGGTGGTGTTTGCCACTTTATATGGTGCGCCTCTAGAGCATTCGAAGAAGAGCTTTGAAGGCCAGCAGCAAAGGCTCGATTTGTTAGCGCAATATCTGCCGAACCATATTGATAAACTCAAACACCAAGTCGCAATCACAAAGAAATCAAAAGTGGCTCCTGATGATCTCATTGATGCATTTGCCCTAATGTTGTGTGCCTTGCATTTTGATCAACTTAGCGCATTTCCTGAATCAGTGGACAAAGATCCACAGGGTCGAACGCGCGAGATTGTCTATTGGCAGCCGTAA
- a CDS encoding copper chaperone PCu(A)C — protein MKKQLNTLILFIATLFSVNVSAHEYTADSIQIDHPWSREAPPNATVIAGFFQLKNLAEKDDFLISASTPIASRVEIHTHEMSDGMMKMMKIDNVRIGSMKTVMFKPGGYHLMIFNPNKSYKKGERFPMTLQFKNAGTVEVELAVEENAHVHHHH, from the coding sequence ATGAAAAAACAGCTCAACACTTTGATTCTATTTATCGCGACGCTTTTTAGTGTCAACGTCTCAGCCCATGAGTACACCGCTGACAGCATTCAAATCGACCACCCTTGGAGTCGTGAAGCGCCACCGAATGCCACTGTGATCGCTGGCTTTTTCCAGCTTAAGAACCTTGCAGAAAAAGATGACTTTTTGATTAGTGCATCGACCCCTATCGCGAGTCGGGTAGAGATTCATACTCATGAGATGTCAGATGGCATGATGAAGATGATGAAAATCGACAACGTGCGTATTGGCAGCATGAAGACGGTAATGTTCAAGCCTGGCGGTTATCATCTCATGATCTTTAACCCAAACAAGTCGTACAAAAAAGGCGAACGCTTCCCGATGACGCTGCAATTTAAAAACGCAGGTACGGTAGAAGTTGAACTGGCGGTCGAAGAGAATGCGCATGTGCATCATCACCACTAA
- a CDS encoding ATP-dependent zinc protease family protein, with protein sequence MKKIPLALTLISTFVFSHYSMATIDTSHTTQNPTYQLDGKSVLGRTENVYLSGVAGLSDIPFVGKIDTGAETTSMHAEDIQVTSTHPDYKNLTNQELMLALTEEVINNSDVAYSDWDGSTFEPFDTQVSFKIQNPRTGKMEQIEAPLERVSMIRSRTSSTPILRPTIKMSLKIADQELETDVNLTDRRHFSAPILIGKTFLAENALVFAGYDYLQEQEKSTVVGRKEVVSIGGLSVNASFSFSNRYSNLHAIDIDVDKKSNKVTFDMVSNDGQKQEMSLPLVRMLNVGGKQRPLVYVPVQLSKDTTRDILVYLRDRSGSESQLRIGTMAASEHFMINSNAENLLSGGAESFKDATKSGEPLIISPEEDITLDYFPLKAVASLTVSTPVLKVESFEITGSGDNAKVDFFLIDANGEPKKVSKKVIKQLKVGSDTRPVVSADLVVSGKAQQREFALDVLDKNEKAPYFILGKKMAKEGVYINTRADYLLNAEPLFKVGHVELVEVSGMTFPAKLDTGADVSSMNAVNIKRFKKDGQDMVSFTYQNNQGDKQDFVKPVIDVMRIKAKKGEEVNIRPVVEMEVKLGDLEKKVKVNLQDRSRFEYSMILGKNFLKYGALVSSDEDYVLGKQK encoded by the coding sequence ATGAAAAAGATACCTTTGGCTTTAACTTTAATAAGTACATTTGTTTTTTCACACTATTCCATGGCGACAATCGATACTTCACATACAACTCAAAACCCTACTTATCAGCTTGATGGCAAATCGGTGCTAGGGCGCACTGAAAATGTTTATTTGTCTGGAGTAGCTGGGCTTAGCGATATTCCTTTTGTAGGAAAAATTGATACTGGTGCTGAAACCACATCGATGCACGCGGAAGATATTCAAGTAACCAGTACTCACCCAGACTATAAGAACCTAACAAACCAAGAGTTGATGTTGGCCCTGACTGAAGAGGTGATAAACAACAGCGACGTAGCGTATAGCGATTGGGATGGCAGTACTTTTGAGCCTTTTGATACGCAAGTATCGTTCAAGATCCAAAACCCTCGAACTGGAAAGATGGAGCAGATTGAGGCCCCTTTAGAGCGTGTCAGCATGATCCGTAGCCGAACGAGTAGCACACCCATACTGCGCCCAACCATAAAAATGTCGCTCAAAATCGCAGACCAAGAGCTCGAGACAGATGTAAACCTTACCGATAGAAGGCACTTTTCAGCCCCTATTTTGATTGGTAAAACCTTCCTGGCCGAGAACGCATTGGTGTTTGCAGGTTATGACTACCTACAAGAGCAGGAAAAGTCGACCGTCGTAGGAAGAAAAGAGGTGGTCTCAATTGGTGGTTTGTCTGTGAATGCGAGCTTCTCTTTCTCGAATCGCTACAGCAATCTGCACGCTATAGACATTGATGTTGATAAGAAAAGCAACAAGGTGACTTTTGATATGGTCAGTAACGATGGTCAAAAGCAAGAGATGAGCTTACCACTGGTGCGTATGCTTAACGTCGGTGGTAAGCAAAGGCCTTTGGTGTATGTCCCTGTCCAATTAAGCAAAGATACGACACGAGATATTTTGGTGTATCTGCGTGATCGTTCTGGCAGTGAGTCTCAATTAAGAATTGGCACAATGGCAGCCAGCGAACACTTCATGATTAACAGTAACGCTGAGAATTTACTGTCGGGCGGCGCAGAGAGTTTTAAAGATGCGACTAAGTCGGGTGAACCTTTAATTATTTCGCCAGAAGAAGACATCACGTTGGATTACTTCCCATTAAAAGCCGTCGCTTCATTAACGGTAAGTACGCCAGTTCTAAAGGTGGAAAGCTTTGAAATTACTGGCTCAGGGGACAATGCCAAAGTAGATTTCTTCCTGATAGACGCAAATGGTGAGCCGAAGAAAGTGTCTAAAAAGGTGATTAAGCAGCTGAAAGTCGGATCAGACACGCGCCCAGTAGTCAGCGCCGATCTTGTCGTATCTGGCAAAGCACAACAAAGAGAGTTTGCACTTGATGTGCTAGATAAGAATGAAAAGGCACCTTACTTCATTCTTGGCAAGAAGATGGCGAAAGAGGGCGTGTATATTAACACTCGCGCCGACTACCTATTGAACGCGGAGCCTTTGTTTAAAGTCGGTCATGTTGAGCTTGTTGAAGTTAGTGGCATGACGTTCCCAGCTAAGCTAGACACTGGTGCGGATGTGAGCTCGATGAATGCAGTGAACATCAAACGCTTCAAAAAAGATGGCCAAGATATGGTGAGCTTCACCTATCAAAACAATCAGGGTGACAAACAAGACTTTGTTAAGCCAGTGATTGATGTAATGCGCATTAAAGCCAAGAAGGGTGAGGAGGTAAACATTCGGCCTGTGGTGGAAATGGAGGTCAAACTCGGTGATTTAGAGAAGAAGGTGAAGGTTAACCTACAAGACCGCTCTCGCTTTGAGTACAGCATGATCCTAGGTAAGAACTTCTTGAAATACGGCGCGCTCGTAAGTAGCGATGAAGATTATGTGTTGGGTAAGCAGAAGTAA
- a CDS encoding helix-turn-helix transcriptional regulator, which translates to MAPLFEAEKKDMANDRYMKIGEVLERTSYSRAQIYRLMKSGEFPSAYRLSKNRVAWRESEVDAWVEERQSIFLVPQLDKGQKLLEEVWRR; encoded by the coding sequence ATGGCTCCATTATTTGAAGCAGAGAAAAAAGACATGGCGAATGATAGATATATGAAAATTGGAGAAGTGCTTGAGAGAACTTCCTACAGCCGAGCTCAGATCTATCGCTTGATGAAATCAGGAGAGTTTCCAAGTGCATATAGACTCTCAAAAAACCGAGTGGCATGGAGAGAATCTGAAGTAGATGCTTGGGTTGAAGAGCGGCAAAGTATTTTTCTAGTACCGCAATTAGATAAAGGACAAAAGCTACTCGAAGAGGTATGGAGAAGATGA
- a CDS encoding helix-turn-helix transcriptional regulator, translating into MFKIRKIRVNLKTKDTGSFVSKSKHIIKLTDFFGAISYPGCVIVIEGEALIQLPSNTLINFSLKEELSDDFSLYLVMCDMDYDSYTFKKMKPYIDSLIHVQNGIFDHTDFLHELINRDAFRTLKKFDLKRTDSISERIHRLISKKIQHRWTAEEISKSLNMSKATLMRRISQEKTTLSDLILSARMNKAAYLLLKKKHPIKKVAHLTGFSSASYFCKKFKETYGNSPKQFVNLMDYKQKETQRERVY; encoded by the coding sequence ATGTTTAAGATAAGAAAGATAAGAGTAAATTTAAAAACAAAAGATACCGGAAGCTTTGTATCTAAGTCAAAACACATAATTAAACTTACTGATTTTTTCGGGGCTATCTCATACCCAGGATGCGTCATCGTGATCGAGGGTGAAGCTTTGATTCAGTTACCCTCAAATACATTAATAAATTTTTCGTTGAAAGAAGAGTTATCCGATGACTTTTCTTTATATTTAGTTATGTGTGATATGGATTATGATAGCTATACGTTTAAAAAAATGAAACCTTATATCGATTCGTTGATCCATGTTCAAAATGGCATTTTCGACCATACTGATTTTTTACACGAATTGATAAATAGAGATGCTTTTAGAACTCTAAAGAAATTTGATCTTAAAAGAACTGATTCTATATCTGAACGTATTCATCGTCTAATATCTAAAAAAATCCAACATCGTTGGACAGCAGAAGAAATATCCAAAAGTCTTAATATGTCAAAAGCTACACTTATGAGGAGGATATCTCAAGAAAAAACCACATTATCAGACTTGATACTTTCAGCAAGAATGAATAAAGCTGCGTATTTACTATTAAAGAAAAAACATCCTATAAAAAAGGTAGCTCACTTAACAGGTTTTTCTAGCGCATCTTACTTTTGCAAAAAATTTAAGGAAACATATGGAAATTCTCCCAAGCAATTTGTTAACTTAATGGACTATAAACAAAAAGAAACGCAGCGCGAGCGCGTCTATTAA
- a CDS encoding EAL domain-containing protein produces MKISTQSFVRSTRLVDEKVMHIDDTENNINSLKNNMYEYNYTDSGVIVRSDASFVELEFLFQPIIDLKQRQVRHLEILSKVLSDSGEICYNETFFSEIDQEFIKMVALAQIKFCSDLKVHIPITVNMTLSCLKDRFFLQSLLNERDVNFDIEITDIDCDVNCGRLQSSIRLLKRSGVGLLLDDYYHKNNVANISLGFIDWDYIKIDKSFLHHNCDDINTINYLLRVISPYAKKGIILEGVETSYQHDVVKNLNVLVQGYFYSPPVSWTQLKRKMNIMNKEHV; encoded by the coding sequence ATGAAAATATCAACTCAATCTTTTGTAAGATCAACGCGCTTAGTAGACGAAAAAGTGATGCATATAGATGATACGGAAAACAACATCAATTCATTGAAGAATAATATGTACGAATATAACTACACGGACAGTGGAGTCATCGTAAGAAGCGATGCATCATTTGTTGAGCTTGAATTTTTGTTTCAACCAATAATCGACTTGAAGCAGAGACAAGTAAGGCATCTTGAGATCCTATCTAAAGTCTTGAGCGATTCCGGTGAGATTTGTTACAACGAAACGTTTTTCTCTGAAATTGATCAAGAGTTCATCAAAATGGTCGCGCTAGCTCAAATTAAGTTCTGTAGTGATCTAAAAGTCCATATCCCTATAACTGTTAATATGACTTTGTCATGTTTAAAGGATAGGTTTTTTTTGCAGAGCCTCTTAAATGAACGTGACGTTAACTTTGATATTGAAATTACAGATATCGACTGTGATGTAAATTGTGGCCGCTTGCAAAGTAGTATCAGATTATTAAAGCGCTCTGGTGTAGGATTGTTATTAGATGATTATTATCATAAAAACAATGTTGCAAACATATCACTAGGATTTATTGATTGGGATTACATCAAAATAGACAAGTCTTTCCTTCACCATAACTGCGACGACATTAATACAATAAACTATCTATTGAGAGTAATATCTCCTTACGCCAAGAAAGGTATTATTTTAGAAGGCGTCGAAACTTCTTATCAGCATGACGTTGTGAAGAACCTTAATGTTCTGGTTCAAGGATACTTTTATTCTCCTCCAGTGAGCTGGACACAGCTAAAAAGAAAGATGAACATAATGAATAAAGAACATGTTTAA
- a CDS encoding integrase domain-containing protein, producing MARPAVQLTDKKVKSTKPTGKEQLLSDGRGLQLRIMPNGTKSWRFVYKSPATGKRSNITLGKYPDLSIANARKITEGHRELVALSIDPKHHKKEEKEKADAIYKHTLFNVSQQWMEQKKSTVTEDYAKDIWRSLELHVFPSLGSQPISMVTAQTVIQTLRVVEAKGSLETLKRLSQRLNEVMLYAMHSGLINANPISNIFATFKKPQQEHMKALEPHELPELMATLSEASIKRSTRNLIKFQLHTMTRPNEAAGAKWSEFDLESRVWTIPAERMKKRKKHRIPLTDEVIVLLNVMSSMRVKSEYVFPSATDPKKPMHSQTANMALKRMGFGGRLVSHGLRSIASSTLNAAGHDYILIESALAHLIGNKTHRAYSRTDYLERRRDLMAWWSKHIVDATRTGIALS from the coding sequence ATGGCAAGACCAGCAGTTCAACTGACAGATAAAAAAGTCAAAAGCACAAAACCAACTGGCAAAGAGCAATTGCTCAGTGATGGACGAGGCTTGCAGCTTAGAATAATGCCAAATGGAACTAAATCTTGGCGTTTCGTATACAAGAGTCCAGCAACAGGGAAACGCAGCAATATAACCTTAGGCAAGTACCCAGATCTATCAATAGCTAATGCACGGAAAATAACCGAAGGTCACCGTGAGCTAGTAGCACTAAGCATTGATCCAAAACACCACAAAAAAGAAGAAAAGGAAAAAGCCGACGCTATATATAAGCACACGTTATTCAATGTTTCACAGCAATGGATGGAGCAAAAGAAATCAACAGTTACCGAAGATTATGCGAAAGATATCTGGCGTTCACTTGAGCTACATGTTTTTCCTTCTTTGGGCTCACAACCTATCTCTATGGTTACAGCTCAGACTGTAATTCAAACTCTAAGGGTTGTAGAAGCCAAAGGTTCTTTAGAAACACTCAAACGATTATCTCAACGGCTAAATGAAGTCATGCTGTACGCTATGCACAGCGGCTTAATTAACGCCAATCCAATAAGCAATATTTTTGCTACTTTTAAAAAGCCTCAACAAGAGCATATGAAAGCGCTAGAGCCACACGAATTACCCGAATTGATGGCAACTTTAAGCGAAGCAAGTATCAAGCGTTCGACACGAAACCTTATCAAGTTTCAACTACATACAATGACCAGACCAAACGAAGCAGCTGGAGCCAAGTGGTCAGAATTCGATTTAGAAAGTCGAGTTTGGACAATACCTGCAGAAAGGATGAAAAAACGCAAAAAACACCGAATACCTCTAACGGACGAAGTCATCGTTCTATTAAATGTGATGAGCTCGATGAGAGTAAAGAGCGAATATGTTTTTCCGTCGGCAACAGATCCAAAAAAACCAATGCATAGTCAAACAGCTAATATGGCTCTAAAACGCATGGGGTTTGGAGGTCGGTTAGTTTCCCATGGTTTACGCTCCATAGCTAGCTCAACGCTCAATGCAGCTGGACACGACTACATTTTAATTGAATCAGCACTCGCTCACCTTATTGGTAACAAAACACATCGTGCATATAGCCGAACAGATTACCTAGAACGTAGAAGAGATCTTATGGCTTGGTGGAGCAAGCATATTGTTGATGCAACTCGAACAGGTATTGCGCTGAGCTAG